The Terriglobales bacterium genome contains the following window.
TACGAGAAATCGTAGCTTCCATGCTAACGGCTGCCGGCTATCAGTGCCGGAAGGCGGCCTCAGGGGTGGAAGCGCTCTCCGTTTTGGCCAACGGTGAGGAGTTTTCACTCATACTCTCCGATCTGATGATGCGTGATCTTGACGGCATCGGTCTTCTGGAACAAACCAAAGTCAAATATCCCGAGATGCCCGTCATCATGGTAACGGCGGTACATGATGTTTCCGTCGCCCTCGGGGCCATACGCAACGGCGCGTATGACTACCTGCTCAAGCCTTTTGAACGCGAGCAGTTGCTGGCCTCCGTGCGGCGCGCCATTGAAACCCGGCGACTACGCATGGAAAATCGCGCTTACCAGATGAACCTTGAGTCCCTGGTTTCCGCCCGCACTGAGCAGTTGCGGCAAACCATGGCCGATCTTGAGCGGTCTTACGACATCACGCTGGAAGCACTGGGCGACGCCCTGGATCTCAAGGACTCGGAAACCGAGGGTCACTCTAAGCGGGTCACGGCCTTCACCATCGCCATCGCCCGCGCCATGGGGCTGAGCGCGGAGCGAATCCGGGTGATCGCGCGTGGAGCATTTCTGCACGACATTGGCAAAATGGCCATCCCAGATGCGATTTTGCGCAAATCTGGCCCACTCTCAGAAGAAGAGCGTTCGATCATGCGGGAGCACTGCTTCCGTGGCTATCAGATGCTGCGCAAAATCCCATTCCTCTCAGAGGCATCGGAGATTGTCTATTCTCACCAGGAAAAATTCGATGGCACGGGGTATCCCCGTGGCCTGCGGTCCGAGGAAATCCACTTGGGGGCACGTATATTTGCAGTTGCCGATACCCTGGACGCCATCACTTCAGATCGTCCTTACCGCGCCGCCCAGAGCA
Protein-coding sequences here:
- a CDS encoding HD domain-containing phosphohydrolase; this encodes MSVDKILVVDDEDSIREIVASMLTAAGYQCRKAASGVEALSVLANGEEFSLILSDLMMRDLDGIGLLEQTKVKYPEMPVIMVTAVHDVSVALGAIRNGAYDYLLKPFEREQLLASVRRAIETRRLRMENRAYQMNLESLVSARTEQLRQTMADLERSYDITLEALGDALDLKDSETEGHSKRVTAFTIAIARAMGLSAERIRVIARGAFLHDIGKMAIPDAILRKSGPLSEEERSIMREHCFRGYQMLRKIPFLSEASEIVYSHQEKFDGTGYPRGLRSEEIHLGARIFAVADTLDAITSDRPYRAAQSIRAAREEIIRFSGTQFDPDVVRTFQGMPESIWVDLRKEIDAQVISFAKEKITAQAIV